In Procambarus clarkii isolate CNS0578487 chromosome 36, FALCON_Pclarkii_2.0, whole genome shotgun sequence, one DNA window encodes the following:
- the NAT1 gene encoding eukaryotic translation initiation factor 4 gamma 2 isoform X2 produces MYAQLCKRLSEEAPNFDPPDGPCTYNRLLLSKCQDEFERRRRASEAWDGSEEAVLTPEQEEERTAAKRKMVGNLRFIGELGKLEIIHESILHRCIQQLGWADAAELTTQRTRSINKQMLLEKRRRRPMVDLAEDLECLCQIMRTCGKVLDKPKAKPLMDQYFERIYQLSSNMELLARIRFMLQDVLDLRAANWIPRKIAQVDGPRTIRQVREEAAHDLGVYIPPPSSHGPPRSSGPLSPLAGGSSFFPQPGGNRTGMEDVFMGAVTLGTGPGVISSQPDKYGFDSNGFGSGVSGGGSYRPRQQQGNKHFNNQNFSRQQQNNQYNQQQNYTNIPTKDLPPRFKKILSHTNAGGTGGSDGEVSLRPAASSMMLKPKTPGVLPQSALGIQQSSDHQYRDHQYHHHSSLPLAPQPQPPNQKPNPPLMHKDPPILIKQASTDKSRANKKDRGPSREEWLRRVKNVFEELMKEQNLEVAVETYRSLKLPERHTAEAVQTVINFLLTQEESNRELGSQLFDRFRIEGLINVDRLFDGVKQVLGRLDDLVTDIPRVKSHMAGILGHLVGSGNLSLADVAEPLEGGQHFPLFLLTLQTLHKLQGKSALIQTFNDSKVNLLNLLPESDRTKEKLADLLEDRDLSFLFPLLRIQSDLWRALIADPTPHLFYKYIKDTLDVEHHTAPGFISALMTVLVKYITQETTLSTGSDPTVIPEKLVTEQEQELLAKFKGVLQAFLHDHLPLQVTAVYALQVFTYTHNFPKGMLLRWFVNLYDLEIIEEDAFLTWKEDLSQDYPGKGKALFQVNQWLTWLQETEEDDEEEEDA; encoded by the exons ATGTACGCACAGCTGTGCAAGCGGCTGTCAGAAGAGGCTCCTAACTTTGATCCACCAGACGGACCTTGTACTTATAACCGCCTACTTTTGAGCAAGTGCCAG GATGAATTCGAGCGTCGGCGACGTGCCTCGGAGGCATGGGACGGATCGGAGGAGGCGGTCCTCACCCCAGAACAAGAGGAAGAACGAACAGCAGCAAAACGCAAGATGGTCGGCAACCTCCGTTTCATTGGAGAGCTTGGCAAGCTGGAGATTATTCACGAGTCCATCCTTCATCGCTGCATCCAACAG CTAGGATGGGCTGATGCAGCGGAGTTGACTACACAACGCACGAGAAGCATAAACAAACAgatg CTGTTGGAGAAGCGTCGGCGTCGACCAATGGTTGACTTGGCTGAGGATCTGGAGTGTCTGTGCCAGATAATGAGGACTTGCGGAAAGGTGCTAGACAAGCCCAAGGCTAAG CCCTTAATGGATCAGTACTTTGAGCGCATTTACCAGCTGAGCAGCAACATGGAACTTTTGGCACGTATCCGCTTCATGCTGCAGGATGTGCTGGACTTGCGTGCTGCAAACTGGATCCCTCGTAAGATTGCCCAGGTGGATGGCCCACGTACCATTCGTCAG GTGCGTGAGGAAGCAGCACACGACCTTGGTGTTTACATCCCACCACCTTCATCGCACGGACCACCACGGTCATCAGGACCCCTCTCTCCTCTGGCTGGTGGCTCATCCTTTTTCCCACAG CCGGGAGGGAATCGCACAGGCATGGAGGATGTATTTATGGGAGCAGTGACTTTAGGTACAGGACCTGGAGTCATATCCTCTCAGCCTGACAAGTATGGTTTTGACTCAAATGGATTTGGCTctggtgtcagtggaggaggaAGCTATAGACCACGTCAACAGCAAGGG aacaaacacttcaacaaccaGAACTTCAGCAGGCAACAGCAGAACAACCAGTATAATCAGCAGCAGAATTACACCAATA TCCCCACTAAGGATTTGCCTCCACGCTTCAAGAAGATTCTAAGCCATACAAATGCAGGAGGAACTGGTGGGTCGGATGGAGAAGTTTCATTGCGTCCTGCTGCCTCGAGCATGATGTTGAAGCCCAAGACTCCGGGGGTGCTGCCACAGAGTGCCCTGGGCATCCAGCAGAGTAGTGACCATCAATACCGTGACCATCAGTACCATCACCATTCCAGCCTTCCTCTTGCTCCACAGCCCCAACCACCCAACCAGAAGCCCAATCCACCACTTATGCACAAAGATCCTCCTATTCTCATCAAGCAAGCATCAACTGACAAATCTCGTGCCAACAAGAAGGATAGG GGCCCAAGTCGTGAGGAGTGGCTTCGGCGTGTGAAGAATGTGTTTGAAGAGCTCATGAAGGAGCAGAATTTGGAAGTGGCAGTTGAAACCTACCGCTCCCTCAAACTACCAGAACGTCATACTGCCGAGGCTGTGCAAACTGTTATCAATTTTCTCCTCACTCAAGAAG AGAGCAACCGCGAGTTGGGTAGTCAGCTGTTCGATAGATTCCGTATTGAGGGTCTTATTAATGTTGACCGTCTCTTTGATGGAGTCAAGCAG GTTCTTGGTCGGCTGGATGACTTGGTTACGGACATCCCTCGTGTCAAGTCCCACATGGCCGGAATCCTGGGTCACCTGGTAGGGTCAGGAAATTTATCATTAGCTGATGTGGCTGAACCTTTGGAAGGAGGTCAACACTTCCCACTGTTCCTGCTCACCCTCCAGACCTTGCACAAACTTCAGGGAAAATCTGCTCTTATTCAAACCTTCAATGATAGCAAg GTAAACCTTCTCAACTTGCTACCTGAATCTGATCGCACCAAGGAAAAGTTAGCGGACCTTCTTGAAGACCGCGATCTTTCCTTCTTGTTCCCACTTTTACGCATCCAGTCTGACTTGTGGCGAGCCCTTATTGCCGATCCTACACCACATCTGTTTTACAAGTACATCAAGGACACGCTGGATGTAGAGCACCACACTGCTCCAGGATTTATCAGTGCTTTAATGACTGTCTTGGTAAAATATATAACACAG GAAACTACTTTATCTACCGGATCTGACCCAACAGTCATCCCAGAGAAACTAGTTACCGAACAAGAGCAGGAACTTCTAGCAAAGTTCAAGGGTGTGTTGCAGGCTTTCCTACACGACCATCTTCCTCTTCAGGTCACGGCTGTGTATGCTTTGCAGGTCTTCACGTACACACACAATTTTCCCAAAG GCATGTTGCTGAGGTGGTTTGTGAATCTGTACGACTTAGAGATTATAGAAGAGGATGCCTTCTTGACTTGGAAGGAGGATTTAAGCCAGGACTACCCTGGCAAAGGAAAAGCACTCTTCCAG GTGAATCAATGGCTTACTTGGCTGCAAGAGACAGAAGAGGATGATGAAGAGGAAGAGGATGCCTGA
- the NAT1 gene encoding eukaryotic translation initiation factor 4 gamma 2 isoform X5: MYAQLCKRLSEEAPNFDPPDGPCTYNRLLLSKCQDEFERRRRASEAWDGSEEAVLTPEQEEERTAAKRKMVGNLRFIGELGKLEIIHESILHRCIQQLGWADAAELTTQRTRSINKQMLLEKRRRRPMVDLAEDLECLCQIMRTCGKVLDKPKAKPLMDQYFERIYQLSSNMELLARIRFMLQDVLDLRAANWIPRKIAQVDGPRTIRQVREEAAHDLGVYIPPPSSHGPPRSSGPLSPLAGGSSFFPQNKHFNNQNFSRQQQNNQYNQQQNYTNIPTKDLPPRFKKILSHTNAGGTGGSDGEVSLRPAASSMMLKPKTPGVLPQSALGIQQSSDHQYRDHQYHHHSSLPLAPQPQPPNQKPNPPLMHKDPPILIKQASTDKSRANKKDRGPSREEWLRRVKNVFEELMKEQNLEVAVETYRSLKLPERHTAEAVQTVINFLLTQEAESNRELGSQLFDRFRIEGLINVDRLFDGVKQVLGRLDDLVTDIPRVKSHMAGILGHLVGSGNLSLADVAEPLEGGQHFPLFLLTLQTLHKLQGKSALIQTFNDSKVNLLNLLPESDRTKEKLADLLEDRDLSFLFPLLRIQSDLWRALIADPTPHLFYKYIKDTLDVEHHTAPGFISALMTVLVKYITQETTLSTGSDPTVIPEKLVTEQEQELLAKFKGVLQAFLHDHLPLQVTAVYALQVFTYTHNFPKGMLLRWFVNLYDLEIIEEDAFLTWKEDLSQDYPGKGKALFQVNQWLTWLQETEEDDEEEEDA, translated from the exons ATGTACGCACAGCTGTGCAAGCGGCTGTCAGAAGAGGCTCCTAACTTTGATCCACCAGACGGACCTTGTACTTATAACCGCCTACTTTTGAGCAAGTGCCAG GATGAATTCGAGCGTCGGCGACGTGCCTCGGAGGCATGGGACGGATCGGAGGAGGCGGTCCTCACCCCAGAACAAGAGGAAGAACGAACAGCAGCAAAACGCAAGATGGTCGGCAACCTCCGTTTCATTGGAGAGCTTGGCAAGCTGGAGATTATTCACGAGTCCATCCTTCATCGCTGCATCCAACAG CTAGGATGGGCTGATGCAGCGGAGTTGACTACACAACGCACGAGAAGCATAAACAAACAgatg CTGTTGGAGAAGCGTCGGCGTCGACCAATGGTTGACTTGGCTGAGGATCTGGAGTGTCTGTGCCAGATAATGAGGACTTGCGGAAAGGTGCTAGACAAGCCCAAGGCTAAG CCCTTAATGGATCAGTACTTTGAGCGCATTTACCAGCTGAGCAGCAACATGGAACTTTTGGCACGTATCCGCTTCATGCTGCAGGATGTGCTGGACTTGCGTGCTGCAAACTGGATCCCTCGTAAGATTGCCCAGGTGGATGGCCCACGTACCATTCGTCAG GTGCGTGAGGAAGCAGCACACGACCTTGGTGTTTACATCCCACCACCTTCATCGCACGGACCACCACGGTCATCAGGACCCCTCTCTCCTCTGGCTGGTGGCTCATCCTTTTTCCCACAG aacaaacacttcaacaaccaGAACTTCAGCAGGCAACAGCAGAACAACCAGTATAATCAGCAGCAGAATTACACCAATA TCCCCACTAAGGATTTGCCTCCACGCTTCAAGAAGATTCTAAGCCATACAAATGCAGGAGGAACTGGTGGGTCGGATGGAGAAGTTTCATTGCGTCCTGCTGCCTCGAGCATGATGTTGAAGCCCAAGACTCCGGGGGTGCTGCCACAGAGTGCCCTGGGCATCCAGCAGAGTAGTGACCATCAATACCGTGACCATCAGTACCATCACCATTCCAGCCTTCCTCTTGCTCCACAGCCCCAACCACCCAACCAGAAGCCCAATCCACCACTTATGCACAAAGATCCTCCTATTCTCATCAAGCAAGCATCAACTGACAAATCTCGTGCCAACAAGAAGGATAGG GGCCCAAGTCGTGAGGAGTGGCTTCGGCGTGTGAAGAATGTGTTTGAAGAGCTCATGAAGGAGCAGAATTTGGAAGTGGCAGTTGAAACCTACCGCTCCCTCAAACTACCAGAACGTCATACTGCCGAGGCTGTGCAAACTGTTATCAATTTTCTCCTCACTCAAGAAG CAGAGAGCAACCGCGAGTTGGGTAGTCAGCTGTTCGATAGATTCCGTATTGAGGGTCTTATTAATGTTGACCGTCTCTTTGATGGAGTCAAGCAG GTTCTTGGTCGGCTGGATGACTTGGTTACGGACATCCCTCGTGTCAAGTCCCACATGGCCGGAATCCTGGGTCACCTGGTAGGGTCAGGAAATTTATCATTAGCTGATGTGGCTGAACCTTTGGAAGGAGGTCAACACTTCCCACTGTTCCTGCTCACCCTCCAGACCTTGCACAAACTTCAGGGAAAATCTGCTCTTATTCAAACCTTCAATGATAGCAAg GTAAACCTTCTCAACTTGCTACCTGAATCTGATCGCACCAAGGAAAAGTTAGCGGACCTTCTTGAAGACCGCGATCTTTCCTTCTTGTTCCCACTTTTACGCATCCAGTCTGACTTGTGGCGAGCCCTTATTGCCGATCCTACACCACATCTGTTTTACAAGTACATCAAGGACACGCTGGATGTAGAGCACCACACTGCTCCAGGATTTATCAGTGCTTTAATGACTGTCTTGGTAAAATATATAACACAG GAAACTACTTTATCTACCGGATCTGACCCAACAGTCATCCCAGAGAAACTAGTTACCGAACAAGAGCAGGAACTTCTAGCAAAGTTCAAGGGTGTGTTGCAGGCTTTCCTACACGACCATCTTCCTCTTCAGGTCACGGCTGTGTATGCTTTGCAGGTCTTCACGTACACACACAATTTTCCCAAAG GCATGTTGCTGAGGTGGTTTGTGAATCTGTACGACTTAGAGATTATAGAAGAGGATGCCTTCTTGACTTGGAAGGAGGATTTAAGCCAGGACTACCCTGGCAAAGGAAAAGCACTCTTCCAG GTGAATCAATGGCTTACTTGGCTGCAAGAGACAGAAGAGGATGATGAAGAGGAAGAGGATGCCTGA
- the NAT1 gene encoding eukaryotic translation initiation factor 4 gamma 2 isoform X4: MYAQLCKRLSEEAPNFDPPDGPCTYNRLLLSKCQDEFERRRRASEAWDGSEEAVLTPEQEEERTAAKRKMVGNLRFIGELGKLEIIHESILHRCIQQLLEKRRRRPMVDLAEDLECLCQIMRTCGKVLDKPKAKPLMDQYFERIYQLSSNMELLARIRFMLQDVLDLRAANWIPRKIAQVDGPRTIRQVREEAAHDLGVYIPPPSSHGPPRSSGPLSPLAGGSSFFPQPGGNRTGMEDVFMGAVTLGTGPGVISSQPDKYGFDSNGFGSGVSGGGSYRPRQQQGNKHFNNQNFSRQQQNNQYNQQQNYTNIPTKDLPPRFKKILSHTNAGGTGGSDGEVSLRPAASSMMLKPKTPGVLPQSALGIQQSSDHQYRDHQYHHHSSLPLAPQPQPPNQKPNPPLMHKDPPILIKQASTDKSRANKKDRGPSREEWLRRVKNVFEELMKEQNLEVAVETYRSLKLPERHTAEAVQTVINFLLTQEESNRELGSQLFDRFRIEGLINVDRLFDGVKQVLGRLDDLVTDIPRVKSHMAGILGHLVGSGNLSLADVAEPLEGGQHFPLFLLTLQTLHKLQGKSALIQTFNDSKVNLLNLLPESDRTKEKLADLLEDRDLSFLFPLLRIQSDLWRALIADPTPHLFYKYIKDTLDVEHHTAPGFISALMTVLVKYITQETTLSTGSDPTVIPEKLVTEQEQELLAKFKGVLQAFLHDHLPLQVTAVYALQVFTYTHNFPKGMLLRWFVNLYDLEIIEEDAFLTWKEDLSQDYPGKGKALFQVNQWLTWLQETEEDDEEEEDA; this comes from the exons ATGTACGCACAGCTGTGCAAGCGGCTGTCAGAAGAGGCTCCTAACTTTGATCCACCAGACGGACCTTGTACTTATAACCGCCTACTTTTGAGCAAGTGCCAG GATGAATTCGAGCGTCGGCGACGTGCCTCGGAGGCATGGGACGGATCGGAGGAGGCGGTCCTCACCCCAGAACAAGAGGAAGAACGAACAGCAGCAAAACGCAAGATGGTCGGCAACCTCCGTTTCATTGGAGAGCTTGGCAAGCTGGAGATTATTCACGAGTCCATCCTTCATCGCTGCATCCAACAG CTGTTGGAGAAGCGTCGGCGTCGACCAATGGTTGACTTGGCTGAGGATCTGGAGTGTCTGTGCCAGATAATGAGGACTTGCGGAAAGGTGCTAGACAAGCCCAAGGCTAAG CCCTTAATGGATCAGTACTTTGAGCGCATTTACCAGCTGAGCAGCAACATGGAACTTTTGGCACGTATCCGCTTCATGCTGCAGGATGTGCTGGACTTGCGTGCTGCAAACTGGATCCCTCGTAAGATTGCCCAGGTGGATGGCCCACGTACCATTCGTCAG GTGCGTGAGGAAGCAGCACACGACCTTGGTGTTTACATCCCACCACCTTCATCGCACGGACCACCACGGTCATCAGGACCCCTCTCTCCTCTGGCTGGTGGCTCATCCTTTTTCCCACAG CCGGGAGGGAATCGCACAGGCATGGAGGATGTATTTATGGGAGCAGTGACTTTAGGTACAGGACCTGGAGTCATATCCTCTCAGCCTGACAAGTATGGTTTTGACTCAAATGGATTTGGCTctggtgtcagtggaggaggaAGCTATAGACCACGTCAACAGCAAGGG aacaaacacttcaacaaccaGAACTTCAGCAGGCAACAGCAGAACAACCAGTATAATCAGCAGCAGAATTACACCAATA TCCCCACTAAGGATTTGCCTCCACGCTTCAAGAAGATTCTAAGCCATACAAATGCAGGAGGAACTGGTGGGTCGGATGGAGAAGTTTCATTGCGTCCTGCTGCCTCGAGCATGATGTTGAAGCCCAAGACTCCGGGGGTGCTGCCACAGAGTGCCCTGGGCATCCAGCAGAGTAGTGACCATCAATACCGTGACCATCAGTACCATCACCATTCCAGCCTTCCTCTTGCTCCACAGCCCCAACCACCCAACCAGAAGCCCAATCCACCACTTATGCACAAAGATCCTCCTATTCTCATCAAGCAAGCATCAACTGACAAATCTCGTGCCAACAAGAAGGATAGG GGCCCAAGTCGTGAGGAGTGGCTTCGGCGTGTGAAGAATGTGTTTGAAGAGCTCATGAAGGAGCAGAATTTGGAAGTGGCAGTTGAAACCTACCGCTCCCTCAAACTACCAGAACGTCATACTGCCGAGGCTGTGCAAACTGTTATCAATTTTCTCCTCACTCAAGAAG AGAGCAACCGCGAGTTGGGTAGTCAGCTGTTCGATAGATTCCGTATTGAGGGTCTTATTAATGTTGACCGTCTCTTTGATGGAGTCAAGCAG GTTCTTGGTCGGCTGGATGACTTGGTTACGGACATCCCTCGTGTCAAGTCCCACATGGCCGGAATCCTGGGTCACCTGGTAGGGTCAGGAAATTTATCATTAGCTGATGTGGCTGAACCTTTGGAAGGAGGTCAACACTTCCCACTGTTCCTGCTCACCCTCCAGACCTTGCACAAACTTCAGGGAAAATCTGCTCTTATTCAAACCTTCAATGATAGCAAg GTAAACCTTCTCAACTTGCTACCTGAATCTGATCGCACCAAGGAAAAGTTAGCGGACCTTCTTGAAGACCGCGATCTTTCCTTCTTGTTCCCACTTTTACGCATCCAGTCTGACTTGTGGCGAGCCCTTATTGCCGATCCTACACCACATCTGTTTTACAAGTACATCAAGGACACGCTGGATGTAGAGCACCACACTGCTCCAGGATTTATCAGTGCTTTAATGACTGTCTTGGTAAAATATATAACACAG GAAACTACTTTATCTACCGGATCTGACCCAACAGTCATCCCAGAGAAACTAGTTACCGAACAAGAGCAGGAACTTCTAGCAAAGTTCAAGGGTGTGTTGCAGGCTTTCCTACACGACCATCTTCCTCTTCAGGTCACGGCTGTGTATGCTTTGCAGGTCTTCACGTACACACACAATTTTCCCAAAG GCATGTTGCTGAGGTGGTTTGTGAATCTGTACGACTTAGAGATTATAGAAGAGGATGCCTTCTTGACTTGGAAGGAGGATTTAAGCCAGGACTACCCTGGCAAAGGAAAAGCACTCTTCCAG GTGAATCAATGGCTTACTTGGCTGCAAGAGACAGAAGAGGATGATGAAGAGGAAGAGGATGCCTGA